The DNA sequence TAATTTCTATAATTTGCAAAAAATGATAAATTGTTTAATCCGGGAACCGGACCCATTAATGATATTTCACCATTGTAAACATTTTGACTTCCGCTTTTCTTACCTAAATCATCGGAGTATCCGGTCAATCTAATTTTATAATCTTGCGCAACATTATCAAATGTATTCATTTGAATTACACCGGACATTGCTTCACCAAACTGCGGAACAAAAGTTCCGGTTAAAGTTTGAATTGATTGAAGCGTAAATTCACCAATTACATCTAAATTATAACCGCCCCACAAAGCATCATTTACATTTATTCCGTCGAACAAATAAAGAGTTTCGTTTGTTCTTCCGCCCCTAAAGTGGAAACCATCATTTGGAATTGTAGCAAATTGCCCAAACACCGGCTGCGAGTTTATTGGAATAGTTTGAATATCCGCGGTAATTCCGGCTTGAGTTGTAATTAAACTTTTTATAGTTCCTTTAACCGGTAAATTTTCTATTTGACTTGCATCAATACTTTGTACTTTTGCAGTTAAATCTTTTTGAACTCCAGTTCTACCTTGACTAACAACAACTTCTTCAAGTTCAACAGATGAAGTAGTTAACTTAAAATTTAACTCCGTAGTTAATCCGGCAATTACCTCAACATTTTCAATAGTTCTTGATGTGTAACCAACGGAACTAGCTCTAATTTTATATTTTCCCGAGTTGAGATTTATTATGTAATAAAAACCATCAGCACCAACTACGGCTCCGTTATTTGTGCCTAACACAAGAACATTAGCTCCAATAACCGGTTCGGAATTTTCATCTAAAATTTTACCAGAAATTTTTCCGGTATTTTGCGAAAATGTTATTGTAGCTGAAAATAAAATCATTGAAAAAATTATTAATGATTTCACCGTTTTTTCCTCTTTTTCGGTTATAAAAAATCCCCCAATAAATTATTGAGGGATTTATAAAACTATTACTTCATTACAAGCATTTTTTTAGAAATAACATTTGATCCAACTTCTAATGAATAAACATAAATTCCGCTTGCCAAATTTTCGGCTGAGAAATTTGTTGTATAATTTCCTGCTGAAAGATTTTGATTTACTAATGTTGCAATTTCTTGTCCTAACAAATTATAAACTTTTATTTTTACAAAATTTGAAGATGGAATAGAAAATTGAATATTCGTAGTTGGATTAAATGGATTCGGATAATTTTGCATCAAAGTATATTCAGTTGGAATTTGAGTTGCCTCATTTTCTTTAACATCTGTAGTATTATCAATTTTGACTTTATAACCGGCAACTCCGGTTTCTGAAGCATAATCTGCACGCCATGGACCTAAATTTTCGCCAGCATAAATCATTACGGCAATTTCCGTAGGTGTAACAAAATTTGTTAAATATTTTGGATTTAGCAAAATTGATTTTGGAATAGAAAATTCAACATCATTATTTGAAAAATTCCAAGCAACATTTGAACCTTGCGTATTACTTGCAACTTCATAATCCCAAGAATTTCCGGTTTGTTTATGTTCCCAAATTGCCTGAGCAAAACCTGTACTATCTTGAAATGTTGTATCAGCGGGATAAACTTGAACAAAATAATCATAACCATTTCCCCACCATCCCCAAGTTAAACCAGTTGTATCTCCTTCACCCGGATCAACTGAAATGTAAGCAGCAATTGCTGCTCCGCCATGATATGAAGTATCGCTTGCTATATTCATTACATTTGCAATTGAATTCATTTTTACTCTAACATATACATTGTTATCATCAGAAGTTGCAAAAACATCCTCAACATCTAAATCTGCAAAGTATGAAGTATTTGATGGATTTGGAGTATCCGGATCACCGTTTTCAAAAGTCATTTCTTCAACATTTGGAGCAACATCTAATTGTGTTGTCGTTTCCCAATCGAAGAATACACCGTCAACAGTAATCGGTCCAGGTTCAGTAAGAGTAAATTCATAACCAGCAACGCCCGGCATAGAAGCATAATCTGCACGCCAAGGTCCTAAATTTTCACCAGCATAAATCATAATTTCAATTTTTTCCGGAGTAGTAAAATTAGCCAAATGTTTAGGATTTAAAAGTAGTGATTTGGGAATTGCCATTTCAACATCATTGTTTGAACCATTCCAAGCTGCCTTAACTCCAACAAGAGAATCTTTTACTTCAAAATCCCAAGAAGTGCCAGTTTGTTTATGTTCCCAAATAAATTGTTCATAGCGAGTATTTGCTTCTGCAACAGTATCAACGGGATAAACTTGAACAAAATAATCATATCCGCTTCCCCACCATCCCCAAGTCAATCCCGTTGTATCCGCATCTCCGGGATCAACGGAAATGTAAGCTGCTATTGCGGCACCTCCATGATATGATGTATCATTCGCAATATTCATAATATTCGAAATGGAATTCATTTTAATTCTGATGTAAACAAAATCCGCATCATCAGTTGCATATAAGTCATCAACATCTAAATCAGCAAAGTATGAAGGATTAGATGGATTCGGAGTATCGGGATCACCATTTTCAAATGTTAATTCTGCAGTTGTATCAATATCCAATTGATGAGCAGTATCCCAATCAAAGAAAACCCCATCAATTTTTATTTGTGCATTTGTTGTAGCACTAAATGCTAAGAATAAAAGTATCACAAAAGTAAAAAATATTTTTTTCATATTACCTCTCTTTTGGTTTTTGATAATTATTTTTATCTACTTAAGATGAATAATTTTTTTAGAAATTGAGTTATTCTCAAAATCAAGTTTACAGAAATAAACTCCGGATGTTAAGTTTTCGGAATTTAGAAATTTGGAATAAATACCTTTCGCAAAAAATCCTTTCTCTATAACTTTAACTAATTCTCCAAGATTGTTAAATAGTCGTAATTCAACATTTCCATTTTGTGGAATTGAAAAAGTTATTTGTGTGCTTGAGTTAAAAGGATTAGGATAGTTTTGAAATAACTGAATTAATTTGGGAATTTCCGAAAATTGTTTTTCAATTTTTGTAATTCCGGACAAATCAAATTTGAAATACTCGCTTGCAAAATTATTTGGTGAAATATCTAATAAAGAATACGGCTCAACACTTTCATTATTTTGAAGCAATATGCGAATATTGTTTTTAACATTTTCCGGATCAATTAAATTTAAAGGAATACTTAACTCTAATTGATTTGGATTATTTTTTTTTATCATTCCCAAAGCTGCACTCCAGCTCCAAGCAGAACCACCTTGACCAGTATATTTCCATAATGTTTCATTTTCAATCATGTATTCAGCGCCGGTTAGAGATGAATCTTGGTATCTGTAACCAGTGTTTTCATTATCATCAATATCAATAAAAATATGATAGAAATAATTTGACCATTCTCCCAAAATTTTATAACTCAAATAAAAATTTTCTTCGTCAACAGTCGCCCATAAATCTTCAATGTCTGCATTGGGAAAATCGATATCGAGAATATTTTCTATTGGATTTGAATTTGTATCTAATTTTGAAATATTATTCCAATCACTGAAATTTCCATCAATAGTAATTGATGATGTTGAAAGATTTGGCGGTGTTGCCTTAATAATTTTAAAATTTTGATCTTCATTTCCAATATTATCAACAGCTCTAAGTAGAAAATAATAATCTTGATAGTTTTCTAAATTTTCTACAGAAAATGAATGATAATTTTGCTCTTGATTAAATACTGTGTTTACATTACTTATTTTAACTGAATTGTTAAAATTAAATTCTGAATTTTTCGTGTAGTAGACATTATAATTTATTGGTAAAGTCTGATCAGAAGCAATTCCCCATTGTAATTCAACTTTTTGATTTCCAGCAATTGCATTAGCTAAACCAATACCGGAATTCCAAGTCGGAGGATTTAAATCATTTGTATGTTTGTGAAAAACATCATATCTAATTTGATCTAATTCTCTTCTTGTTATATAACTTGCCCAATTGTATGCAGCAGTTTCATTTAATTGTTGTTGAATTTTAGTACTTTCAGAAGAATCAAAATAATCAAGAGCAATAATTTTAAAACCATCCGGTTTAGAACCTTCCGTGTTTAATTTATCAGCCCAGTATGCTCTATCTCCCTCAATAAAATATGATTCAAACATAATTCCATCAATGTAAGGACGAATATTATGTGAATATGCAGATGGAATTTCCGGATCGAAATAAAATAGACCTCTGTTTACAATTAAATATTTTTCCGGATATTGATTTCTCAACCACTCAATTAAATTTGACATTCCGCTAACCATCCATCGATATGGCCAAGGCGACCATGGAGAAGCTGAATCAACCGTATCAAGAAAAAGTCCATCACAATTTTTTATTACTAAAGTATTATCAGCCCCGGAAGGATTTGATTTAATATAATTCCACCATAAAGTATCTCCGGCATTAACATAGTAACTTCCCCAATTGGAATTTTGATCCGGCTCACCATTTTTGTCGGCATCGTCTAAATACCAAGAAGCAACACCTTTATTTGTATAAACTAAAGATTGAGTTCCCCAATCGTAATAACAAGGACCTCGTCCATCGCCAATAACAGAATTTGTATGATCTTCGCCGATTGATAAATAACCTATTACAACAACATCATCACTTGTTCCATAAATTTTATCGTGACCTTTTTTCAATTCGGTAATCTGTTCAGTAGTTATATTCGATGGTTCAAGAATTACCAAATTAAAATCCTTTGCACGAATTATTTTTTCATCATTCCAGCTTCCGTAATAACATAAATAATCTGTGGAACTATCAATTGGCAGTTGAACTAACTTTGAGGAATTATCTTCAGAATGCAAAATTGGCATATTTATAAAAAAAGATAAAACAAAAAGCGGCAAAATTAGTTTTAAAAATATTTTAGAAATTTTAATCATTTTTAACAATTCGGTTTTATGAAAACTTTTTCTAAAGTTAATTTCTAAAATATTTTAATAATAGGCAAGTAATTTTTTAAATTTTTTAATAATTATTTCAAAAAAAGGTTCTGAATTGTGAGGAAATTCTTTGATTTTTTTTTTGAATGAATTATTTTTTTTTAGGTAAGAACTGTAATAATTTATTTTACATGTTTTTCTGCGTGATAAGAGCTTCTAACTAACGGACCGGATTCAACTGCTTGAAAACCTAATTTTTTACCTTCTTCTTTATACATTGCAAATTCTTCTAATGTAACATATCTATCAACCGGTAAATGATTTTTTGTCGGTTGTAAATATTGTCCAATTGTCATTATATCACAATTATGATTCTTCAAATCCTTCATTATTTCTAAAACTTCTTCGGTTTTTTCACCAATTCCAACCATAATTCCGCTTTTGGTTTTTAACCCTTTTGATTTAAACCATTTTATCAAATTTAAACTTCGCTGGTAATTTGCTTGAGGTCTTACGGCGTGATATAATCTCTGCACAGTTTCTAAATTATGATTTAAAATATCCGGTGGATTTTGCATAATAATTTCAAACGCTTCTTCATCGCCTTGAAAATCCGGAATTAAAATTTCAACCGTACATTGAGAAGCTTTCTCTCTAATTAATTCAACTGTTTTAGAAAATATTGCTGCGCCGCCGTCTTTTAATTCATCACGATTTACGGAAGTAATTACAACGTGTTTTAAACCTAAATCTATTACAGATTGCACAACACGGTTTGGTTCATCCCAATCTAAAAAAGTTGGTCTTCCAGATTTTACATCACAAAATCCGCAAGTTCTTGTACACGTATCTCCCAAAATCATATATGTTGCGGTTCGACTGTTCCAACATTCAGCTAAATTCGGACATTTCGCTTCTTCGCAAACAGTGTTGAGTTTTGATCTTCGCATCATTGAAAGAACTTCACGATAATTATCACCGGAAGGCAATCTCACTTTTAACCAATCCGGCCTTCTTCCCAATTCAGCTTTTTCATGTTCAACATTATCTTTGTATTCTCTTTGATGCTTATTTAATTTCATTATCTAAACTTTCTAATTTTATGATGTATAAAATAATCAAAACATTTCTTTTATATTCATATTTACGAAAATTACATAATTACTTTTTATCTTAACTTACTTTAAATCTTTATGAACTTTAGGCACTTTCTTTTAATTATTTATTATATTTACTAATAGTTGAATTGAGAAAATTATGTTTTGCCCAAGCTGTAAAAATCCAATGATTGTTTTAGAATTTGAAGGAATTGAAACCGATTATTGCCCAAACTGTGAAGGCATTTGGTTAGATTCCGGCGAACTTGAATTATTTCTTGAAGATTCAAAAGATAAACAAGAACTGTTAAATTCTTTTAAACCAGCGAAAGAAGAAAAAGAAAATAAACGAAGATGCCCGATCTGCAACAGAAAAATGGGTAAAACAAGAGTTAGCGATGATAAAGATATTGTTCTCGATGAATGTAAAAATGGTCACGGATTATGGTTTGATAAGGGTGAAATCCTTGAAGTAATCAAAGAAGGTTCGATAAATAAAAACAATAAAATCATTAATGTTTTAGAAGATATGTATAAAATGAAAATTGAAAAAGTAGTTAGTAGTTAGAATTTAGAATAAAAAAAATGGAGGATAAATGAGTGCATTTTTAATTTTTGTAATAGCAATTGCTGTAATTGCAATGTATGCAGTTTCAATTTATAATGCATTAGTTCGCTTGCGAAATCAAGTAAAAAATGCTTGGTCGCAGATTGATGTGCAGTTAAAAAGAAGACATGATTTAATTCCTAATTTGATAGAAACTGTTAAAGGATATATGAATCATGAAAGAGCAACTTTAGAAAATATTACCAAAGCCAGAAGTGCCGCAGTTGACGCAACTTCAGTTGCAGATAAATCCAAAGCAGAATCTGAATTAAGCGGAGCTTTGCAGAAATTTAATTTAGTTGTTGAAAATTATCCCGATTTAAAAGCAAACCAGAATTTTCTTGCACTACAAGAAGAATTGACAGCAACGGAAAATAAAATTTCTTTTTCACGACAAAATTATAACGATCAAGTTTTATTCTATAATAATAAAATTGAAATGTTTCCATCTAATATTGTTGCCGGAATGTTCAAATTTATTAAAGAAGAATTTTTTGAAATTGAAGTTGCAGCAGAACGCGAAGTACCGAAAGTACAATTTTAAGAAAATAAATCTCAAATAATAAAAAACATATTACAAATAAATAACAAAGTGCAAATTCTAAATTGAAATTTTAGTTTAGTACATTTTATAAAGAATGATATCAATAAATTTCTTTTTGATATTTTAATTTGAATTTTGCTATTTGTTTTTTTTATTATTTGAATTTTGAGATTTTATATTTTTTGACTTTTCACTTTTTGACTAATAACTTTTAACTTATTTTATGTGGGAATTAATCCAAGCAAATAGACGAAAGTCAATTATACTTTTTTTTGCAATGGGAATTATCCTTCTGCTTCTAGGATATTTTGTTGGAGAAACTTTTCTTGGTTATGGAAGAGGTTCATTTGGAATTTTAATTGCATTTGTAATTTGGGTAGTACTTTCGGCAATAAGTTATTTTGCGGGGAGTTCAATAATTCTTTCAATTAGCAATGCAAAAGAAGTTACAAAGGAAGTACATCCGCAACTATTTAATATTGTGGAAGAAATGTCTATAGCCGCAAATCTTCCAAAAATTCCTAAAATATTTATTGTAAATGAGCAAGCCCCTAACGCTTTTGCGACGGGAAGAAAACCCGAAGACAGCGTTGTTGCAGTAACTGCGGGATTGCTAAGCCAATTAAATAGAAACGAACTTCAAGGAGTAATTGCTCATGAAATTTCGCACATTATAAATAGAGATGTTTTATTTATGACATTTGCCGGAATTATGCTGGGCATAATTGTTATTATTTCAGAAGTTTTTACTCGTGGTTATTTTTTCGGCGGCGGCTCATTAAATAGATACAAAAATAAATCATCCAATGGTGGAAACGAGCAAATTATTCTTTTACTATTTTCTATAATATTTATGATAACCGCTCCGTTCTTAGCTCAACTTTTATATTTTGCAATTTCAAGAAAACGTGAATACCTTGCAGACGCAAGCGCAGTAAGGTTAACTCGTTATCCGGAAGGATTGGCAAATGCATTGGAAAAATTATCTCTAAACAGATTTAATTTAAATTCTGCTAATAAGGCAACAGCGGGAATGTATATTGTAAATCCACTTAAAAAAACTGGAATGCAGATTGAAGATTTGTCTTCCACACATCCGCCGATTTCTGAACGAATAAAAATATTACGCGGAATGATGCATGGTGCTGATTTTGCTGACTATCAAACGGTTTACAATAAAATTAAAAATAATTCAGAACAAATAATTCCAGCTTCCGGACTTAAAACAAAAGTAGATATTCCAATATTATCGCAAATAAAAAATGTTACAAATATTGGGAAGAAAGAAGAACAAAGAAAACTTGGTGATATTGTAATGAATGTAAATGGATATAATTTTTACAATTGCAAATGCGGAGTTACAATTAAAGTTCCCCCAACTTTTAAAGGAAATTCTGTAAAATGTCCAAGATGCGGGGAAGTTAATATTACAAATTAAACTAAGTTCACGTCAAAATTTTCTAAAATATCTTCAAAAATATTCTGCTGACTATGTAATTAGCTTATAGAAAATCATGAGCAGGGTTTAGTCAAATTATTTGTTTTATTTCTACGTATTTACGTATCCAAACTGGAATTGAATATAAAA is a window from the Ignavibacteriota bacterium genome containing:
- the lipA gene encoding lipoyl synthase, which codes for MKLNKHQREYKDNVEHEKAELGRRPDWLKVRLPSGDNYREVLSMMRRSKLNTVCEEAKCPNLAECWNSRTATYMILGDTCTRTCGFCDVKSGRPTFLDWDEPNRVVQSVIDLGLKHVVITSVNRDELKDGGAAIFSKTVELIREKASQCTVEILIPDFQGDEEAFEIIMQNPPDILNHNLETVQRLYHAVRPQANYQRSLNLIKWFKSKGLKTKSGIMVGIGEKTEEVLEIMKDLKNHNCDIMTIGQYLQPTKNHLPVDRYVTLEEFAMYKEEGKKLGFQAVESGPLVRSSYHAEKHVK
- a CDS encoding LemA family protein: MSAFLIFVIAIAVIAMYAVSIYNALVRLRNQVKNAWSQIDVQLKRRHDLIPNLIETVKGYMNHERATLENITKARSAAVDATSVADKSKAESELSGALQKFNLVVENYPDLKANQNFLALQEELTATENKISFSRQNYNDQVLFYNNKIEMFPSNIVAGMFKFIKEEFFEIEVAAEREVPKVQF
- a CDS encoding T9SS type A sorting domain-containing protein; this translates as MKKIFFTFVILLFLAFSATTNAQIKIDGVFFDWDTAHQLDIDTTAELTFENGDPDTPNPSNPSYFADLDVDDLYATDDADFVYIRIKMNSISNIMNIANDTSYHGGAAIAAYISVDPGDADTTGLTWGWWGSGYDYFVQVYPVDTVAEANTRYEQFIWEHKQTGTSWDFEVKDSLVGVKAAWNGSNNDVEMAIPKSLLLNPKHLANFTTPEKIEIMIYAGENLGPWRADYASMPGVAGYEFTLTEPGPITVDGVFFDWETTTQLDVAPNVEEMTFENGDPDTPNPSNTSYFADLDVEDVFATSDDNNVYVRVKMNSIANVMNIASDTSYHGGAAIAAYISVDPGEGDTTGLTWGWWGNGYDYFVQVYPADTTFQDSTGFAQAIWEHKQTGNSWDYEVASNTQGSNVAWNFSNNDVEFSIPKSILLNPKYLTNFVTPTEIAVMIYAGENLGPWRADYASETGVAGYKVKIDNTTDVKENEATQIPTEYTLMQNYPNPFNPTTNIQFSIPSSNFVKIKVYNLLGQEIATLVNQNLSAGNYTTNFSAENLASGIYVYSLEVGSNVISKKMLVMK
- a CDS encoding M48 family metalloprotease, translated to MWELIQANRRKSIILFFAMGIILLLLGYFVGETFLGYGRGSFGILIAFVIWVVLSAISYFAGSSIILSISNAKEVTKEVHPQLFNIVEEMSIAANLPKIPKIFIVNEQAPNAFATGRKPEDSVVAVTAGLLSQLNRNELQGVIAHEISHIINRDVLFMTFAGIMLGIIVIISEVFTRGYFFGGGSLNRYKNKSSNGGNEQIILLLFSIIFMITAPFLAQLLYFAISRKREYLADASAVRLTRYPEGLANALEKLSLNRFNLNSANKATAGMYIVNPLKKTGMQIEDLSSTHPPISERIKILRGMMHGADFADYQTVYNKIKNNSEQIIPASGLKTKVDIPILSQIKNVTNIGKKEEQRKLGDIVMNVNGYNFYNCKCGVTIKVPPTFKGNSVKCPRCGEVNITN
- a CDS encoding T9SS type A sorting domain-containing protein, with the translated sequence MPILHSEDNSSKLVQLPIDSSTDYLCYYGSWNDEKIIRAKDFNLVILEPSNITTEQITELKKGHDKIYGTSDDVVVIGYLSIGEDHTNSVIGDGRGPCYYDWGTQSLVYTNKGVASWYLDDADKNGEPDQNSNWGSYYVNAGDTLWWNYIKSNPSGADNTLVIKNCDGLFLDTVDSASPWSPWPYRWMVSGMSNLIEWLRNQYPEKYLIVNRGLFYFDPEIPSAYSHNIRPYIDGIMFESYFIEGDRAYWADKLNTEGSKPDGFKIIALDYFDSSESTKIQQQLNETAAYNWASYITRRELDQIRYDVFHKHTNDLNPPTWNSGIGLANAIAGNQKVELQWGIASDQTLPINYNVYYTKNSEFNFNNSVKISNVNTVFNQEQNYHSFSVENLENYQDYYFLLRAVDNIGNEDQNFKIIKATPPNLSTSSITIDGNFSDWNNISKLDTNSNPIENILDIDFPNADIEDLWATVDEENFYLSYKILGEWSNYFYHIFIDIDDNENTGYRYQDSSLTGAEYMIENETLWKYTGQGGSAWSWSAALGMIKKNNPNQLELSIPLNLIDPENVKNNIRILLQNNESVEPYSLLDISPNNFASEYFKFDLSGITKIEKQFSEIPKLIQLFQNYPNPFNSSTQITFSIPQNGNVELRLFNNLGELVKVIEKGFFAKGIYSKFLNSENLTSGVYFCKLDFENNSISKKIIHLK
- a CDS encoding zf-TFIIB domain-containing protein is translated as MFCPSCKNPMIVLEFEGIETDYCPNCEGIWLDSGELELFLEDSKDKQELLNSFKPAKEEKENKRRCPICNRKMGKTRVSDDKDIVLDECKNGHGLWFDKGEILEVIKEGSINKNNKIINVLEDMYKMKIEKVVSS